One Dietzia sp. JS16-p6b genomic window carries:
- a CDS encoding acyl-CoA thioesterase, which translates to MQTPRETVLRFLAAPTDVGTGNQVHTGRILEWIDKAAYAQAAVWSGGYAVTAYVGNVRFSRPIEAGQLVEVSARLVHTGSSSMHIQCDVRACDPVALEYRHCAECLVVFIAMREGRPTPVPSWRPASRLEVHESEEAVMRIALRKDIEDAMAQQDYTAEGTAPRSTLRFLAAPADVNWGGNVHGGRIMSWIDDAANLCATHWSGTPCTSVYAGGVRFYHPVSIGHVVEVEARLLHTGHETMHVSVHVRSGEPTSPDRVLTTHCLAVCAALGPDLTPTPVPHWTPKSAEDHALDAHARHLIRLRGRGRVVGVA; encoded by the coding sequence GTGCAGACTCCCCGAGAGACCGTCCTGCGATTCCTCGCCGCCCCGACCGACGTGGGCACCGGGAACCAGGTTCACACAGGCCGCATCCTCGAGTGGATCGACAAGGCCGCGTACGCCCAGGCCGCGGTCTGGTCGGGTGGCTATGCCGTCACCGCCTACGTGGGCAACGTCCGCTTCTCGCGGCCGATCGAGGCCGGGCAGCTCGTCGAGGTGTCAGCGCGCCTCGTCCACACCGGGTCGAGTTCGATGCACATCCAGTGTGATGTCCGGGCCTGCGATCCCGTCGCGCTCGAGTACCGCCACTGCGCCGAGTGTCTCGTCGTCTTCATCGCCATGCGTGAGGGCAGACCCACCCCCGTGCCGTCCTGGCGACCCGCCTCCCGGTTGGAGGTGCACGAGTCGGAAGAAGCGGTGATGCGTATCGCGCTGCGCAAGGACATCGAGGACGCCATGGCGCAGCAGGACTACACCGCCGAGGGGACCGCACCCCGGTCGACCCTGCGGTTCCTCGCGGCACCCGCTGACGTGAACTGGGGTGGCAACGTCCACGGTGGGCGGATCATGTCGTGGATCGACGACGCCGCGAACCTCTGCGCGACCCACTGGTCGGGCACCCCGTGCACCTCCGTGTACGCGGGCGGCGTGCGGTTCTACCACCCGGTGAGCATCGGTCACGTCGTCGAGGTCGAGGCCCGGCTCCTGCACACCGGTCACGAGACCATGCACGTGTCCGTTCACGTCCGGTCCGGTGAGCCCACATCGCCGGACCGGGTCCTGACGACCCACTGTCTGGCGGTGTGCGCGGCGCTGGGTCCGGATCTCACACCCACCCCGGTGCCGCACTGGACCCCGAAGAGCGCGGAGGACCACGCTCTCGACGCGCACGCGCGACACCTCATCCGGCTGCGGGGACGGGGCCGGGTCGTCGGGGTCGCGTGA
- the gltX gene encoding glutamate--tRNA ligase, whose amino-acid sequence MTAQDVRVRFCPSPTGTPHVGLVRTALFNWAHARHTGGTFVFRIEDTDAARDSEESYRALLDALRWLGLDWDEGPEVGGPYAPYRQSERRDQHLEVVRRLVDAGEAYESFSTAEEVEARHRAAGRDPKLGYDGYDRDLTEEQKQAYRDEGRGAVIRLRMPDEDLGWDDLVRGETVFKAGSVPDFALTRANGVPLYTLVNPVDDALMQITHVLRGEDLLSSTPRQIALYRALTRIGVAERVPEFGHLPFVMGEGNKKLSKRDPQSDLFLHRDRGMLPEGLLNYLALLGWGLSDDRDVFSLQEMVEAFDVRQVNANPARFDQKKADAINAEHIRRLPPEVFAQRLRDFLEAHPSEDGLTLPPELDGDRWAVVADLLQTRIVVLSDAWDLIRFLVVDEAEFVVDPGSAAKNLKADSREVVDAAVRALDALPEWTTPAIEAALSGALVDGLGIKPRKAYGPIRVAVTGSHISPPLFESLELLGRELTLARLRAAPIAD is encoded by the coding sequence ATGACAGCACAAGACGTCCGTGTCCGCTTCTGCCCGTCGCCCACCGGCACACCCCACGTGGGACTGGTCAGGACGGCGCTGTTCAACTGGGCCCACGCCCGGCACACGGGCGGCACCTTCGTCTTCCGCATCGAGGACACCGATGCCGCACGCGACTCGGAGGAGTCGTACCGGGCGTTGCTCGACGCGCTCCGGTGGCTCGGACTGGACTGGGACGAGGGGCCGGAGGTGGGCGGACCGTACGCCCCCTACCGCCAGTCCGAGCGACGCGACCAGCACCTCGAGGTGGTGCGCAGGCTCGTCGACGCCGGAGAGGCCTACGAGTCCTTCTCGACGGCCGAGGAGGTCGAGGCCCGCCACCGCGCGGCCGGGCGTGATCCCAAGCTCGGGTACGACGGGTACGACCGCGATCTGACGGAGGAGCAGAAGCAGGCCTACCGGGATGAGGGGCGTGGCGCGGTGATCCGGCTCCGGATGCCGGACGAGGACCTGGGGTGGGACGATCTCGTCCGCGGTGAGACCGTCTTCAAGGCCGGCTCCGTTCCGGACTTCGCGCTGACCCGCGCAAACGGGGTCCCCCTCTACACCCTGGTGAACCCGGTGGACGACGCGCTCATGCAGATCACCCACGTGCTCCGGGGCGAGGACCTGCTCAGCTCCACCCCCCGGCAGATCGCGCTCTACCGCGCGCTGACGCGGATCGGGGTGGCCGAGCGTGTCCCCGAGTTCGGGCACCTGCCGTTCGTCATGGGCGAGGGGAACAAGAAGCTGTCCAAGCGGGATCCGCAGTCGGACCTGTTCCTGCACCGTGACAGAGGGATGTTGCCCGAGGGGCTGCTCAACTACCTGGCGCTCCTGGGGTGGGGACTGTCGGACGACCGCGATGTGTTCTCCCTCCAGGAGATGGTGGAGGCCTTCGACGTACGTCAGGTCAACGCCAACCCCGCCCGCTTCGACCAGAAGAAAGCGGACGCGATCAACGCCGAGCACATCCGACGGCTTCCCCCGGAGGTGTTCGCGCAACGGCTGCGGGACTTCCTCGAGGCGCACCCGTCCGAGGACGGCCTGACGCTGCCGCCCGAGCTGGACGGAGACCGGTGGGCGGTCGTGGCCGACCTGCTCCAGACCCGCATCGTCGTCCTGTCCGACGCGTGGGACCTGATCCGCTTCCTCGTGGTGGACGAGGCGGAGTTCGTCGTCGATCCCGGATCCGCCGCCAAGAACCTCAAGGCCGACTCCCGCGAGGTCGTGGACGCGGCCGTGCGCGCGCTGGACGCGCTACCGGAGTGGACCACCCCCGCGATCGAGGCGGCGCTCTCCGGTGCACTGGTGGACGGCCTCGGGATCAAGCCACGCAAGGCCTATGGCCCGATCCGGGTCGCGGTGACCGGCTCGCACATCTCGCCGCCCCTGTTCGAATCGTTGGAGCTGCTGGGTCGGGAGCTGACCCTGGCCCGGCTCCGGGCCGCGCCGATCGCCGACTGA
- a CDS encoding isochorismate synthase MenF, translated as MASGLHPDAARPVTAPDFLLSRPTGSLRTQGSLRSFTDPADAALALRSGDCGLVVGAMGFEPDARAALVEPDIVVRTDGPLEPPAYFRSIRTRARVAVEIPSTEVHRHRVATAIAGIRAGGLSKVVLARAVRLVAQDPIDPHAVCAALIDSSPSADGFLVDLTPAGGRHAGRVLVGSSPELLVRRRGDAVECHPLAGSAPRSRDTSEDQAAGRALRASGKDAEEHAFVVDSLASALAPFCRELQIPERPSLTSTREMWHLGTRIRGRIADPRTTALDLALAVHPTPAVCGTPTDEARRVIAGLEGERGFYSGAVGWADAGGDGDWMVTIRCAEIDADRSGALAWAGGGLVADSDPDDEVAETAAKLRTVLTALGAV; from the coding sequence GTGGCGTCAGGGCTCCACCCCGACGCCGCGAGGCCTGTCACCGCTCCGGACTTCCTCCTGTCCCGCCCCACGGGCTCACTGCGCACCCAGGGATCCCTCCGTTCCTTCACTGATCCGGCAGACGCGGCGCTGGCCCTGAGATCCGGGGACTGCGGCCTGGTGGTGGGCGCCATGGGGTTCGAACCCGATGCGCGGGCGGCGTTGGTGGAACCCGACATCGTGGTCCGGACCGACGGCCCCCTCGAGCCCCCCGCCTACTTCCGATCGATCCGCACCCGGGCCCGCGTCGCCGTGGAGATCCCCTCCACGGAGGTCCACCGGCACCGCGTGGCCACCGCGATCGCCGGGATCCGCGCCGGCGGCCTGTCCAAGGTGGTGCTCGCCCGCGCGGTCCGGTTGGTCGCGCAGGACCCGATAGACCCCCACGCGGTGTGCGCGGCGCTCATCGATTCGAGCCCGTCGGCCGACGGGTTCCTGGTCGACCTGACCCCCGCCGGCGGGCGGCACGCCGGCCGGGTACTGGTGGGGTCGAGCCCGGAGCTGCTGGTGCGCCGCCGGGGCGACGCGGTGGAATGCCACCCCCTCGCCGGCTCCGCTCCCCGTTCCCGCGACACCTCCGAGGACCAGGCCGCGGGGCGCGCCCTGCGGGCCTCGGGCAAGGACGCCGAGGAACACGCGTTCGTCGTGGACTCCCTCGCGTCGGCTCTCGCCCCCTTCTGCCGGGAGCTACAGATCCCCGAGCGCCCCTCGCTCACCTCGACCCGCGAGATGTGGCATCTGGGGACCCGGATCCGCGGACGGATCGCGGACCCACGGACCACGGCACTCGACCTCGCATTGGCCGTCCATCCGACGCCCGCGGTGTGCGGGACCCCCACCGACGAGGCGAGGCGCGTGATCGCGGGCCTCGAGGGCGAACGCGGCTTCTACTCGGGGGCTGTCGGCTGGGCGGACGCCGGCGGCGACGGGGACTGGATGGTCACCATCCGCTGCGCCGAGATCGACGCCGATCGCTCAGGGGCGCTCGCCTGGGCGGGCGGGGGGCTCGTCGCCGACTCCGACCCCGACGACGAGGTCGCCGAGACCGCCGCCAAACTCCGCACGGTCCTCACCGCGCTGGGCGCGGTGTGA
- a CDS encoding fumarylacetoacetate hydrolase family protein produces MRLARIAHPQGFAFVEVRGDVTDPATLTCAEISEHPFGTPEFTGREWPLADVRLLAPILASKVVCVGKNYAEHAQEMGSEAPTEPLIFLKPNTSVIGPEAAIAYPPSSERVDHEGELAVVIGQPCRDVAAARAHEVILGYTCANDVTARDQQLADGQWTRGKGYDTFCPLGPWIVTDLDPNGLDVRTTVHHPDGSSEVRQEGNTSQFMHTVGEIIEYVSRIMTLLPGDVVLTGTPAGVGPMLPGDRVTVEIEGIGSLSNPVVDR; encoded by the coding sequence ATGCGTCTCGCCCGTATCGCCCACCCGCAGGGATTCGCCTTCGTCGAGGTCCGAGGGGACGTCACCGACCCCGCCACCCTCACCTGCGCGGAGATCTCGGAACACCCCTTCGGCACGCCCGAGTTCACCGGTCGCGAATGGCCGCTGGCCGACGTCCGCCTTCTCGCCCCGATCCTCGCCTCCAAGGTGGTGTGTGTGGGCAAGAACTACGCGGAGCACGCGCAGGAGATGGGCTCCGAGGCGCCCACCGAGCCGCTGATCTTCCTCAAGCCCAACACCTCTGTGATCGGCCCCGAAGCGGCGATCGCCTACCCTCCCAGCTCCGAACGGGTGGACCACGAGGGCGAACTCGCCGTGGTGATCGGCCAGCCCTGTCGCGACGTCGCGGCCGCCCGGGCCCACGAGGTGATCCTCGGCTACACCTGCGCCAACGACGTGACCGCCCGTGACCAGCAGCTCGCGGACGGTCAGTGGACGCGGGGCAAGGGGTACGACACCTTCTGCCCGCTGGGCCCCTGGATAGTCACCGACCTCGACCCGAACGGCCTCGACGTCCGCACCACCGTGCACCACCCGGACGGGTCGTCGGAGGTACGCCAGGAAGGCAACACCTCCCAGTTCATGCACACCGTGGGGGAGATCATCGAGTACGTCAGCAGGATCATGACGTTGCTCCCGGGCGACGTGGTGTTGACGGGCACGCCCGCCGGGGTGGGGCCGATGCTCCCCGGCGACCGGGTCACCGTGGAGATCGAGGGCATCGGATCGCTGAGCAACCCCGTCGTCGACAGGTAG
- a CDS encoding exonuclease domain-containing protein: MRDWFTRSGRRQRAARRLPDGPLRRYLETPPPAPSTPLADLRLLAVDVETTGLDPRRHRVLSVGLVPVDGDRIDLGGARSMILRDDHADEVEGVGQSATLHGITDDAVANGVGVDVVLDQVFSALTGRVLVAHYSHIETEFLDSLCSSAHDVRPPLVSVDTLDLHRRVLGGGVDMGFAPQSSPDELRLWNARQRYGLPRYRAHDALIDALACAELYLAQTAELRDRGVTTLRDLRTA; encoded by the coding sequence ATGCGCGACTGGTTCACCCGGTCCGGGCGCCGGCAGCGCGCTGCGCGGCGCCTTCCGGACGGCCCGCTCCGTCGCTACCTCGAGACCCCGCCGCCGGCGCCGTCGACCCCGCTGGCCGATCTGCGTCTCCTCGCGGTGGACGTGGAGACGACGGGACTCGACCCCCGGCGCCACCGTGTCCTGTCCGTGGGGCTGGTGCCCGTGGACGGCGACCGGATCGACCTCGGCGGTGCGCGGTCCATGATCCTCCGGGACGACCACGCCGACGAGGTCGAGGGCGTGGGTCAGAGCGCCACCCTGCACGGCATCACCGACGACGCGGTGGCGAACGGCGTCGGGGTCGACGTCGTCCTGGACCAGGTGTTCTCCGCGTTGACCGGGCGGGTGCTCGTCGCCCACTACAGTCATATAGAGACAGAGTTCCTCGACTCGCTGTGCTCGTCCGCCCACGACGTGCGGCCGCCGTTGGTGTCGGTCGACACCCTCGACCTGCACCGGAGGGTGCTCGGTGGGGGAGTCGACATGGGTTTCGCACCGCAGTCCTCCCCGGACGAACTGCGACTGTGGAATGCGCGGCAGCGGTACGGGCTCCCGCGCTACCGGGCGCATGACGCACTGATCGATGCTCTCGCCTGCGCGGAGCTGTACCTGGCCCAGACGGCCGAGCTGCGCGACCGCGGGGTCACGACGCTCCGGGATCTGCGAACGGCATAG